The Procambarus clarkii isolate CNS0578487 chromosome 76, FALCON_Pclarkii_2.0, whole genome shotgun sequence genome includes a window with the following:
- the LOC138357217 gene encoding protein SON-like, whose amino-acid sequence MTRSASVMARMTRSAQVMARMARSAPVMARMTRSAQVMARMARSAPVMARMTRSAQVMARMARSAPVMARMTRSAPVMARMTRSAPVMARMTRSAPVMARMARSAPVMARMTRSAPVMTRMTRSAPVMARMTRSAPVMARMTRSAPVMARMTRSAQVIARMTRSAQVIARMTRSAPVMARMTRSAQVIARMTRSAPVMARMTRSAQVIARMTRSAQVIARMTRSAPVMARMTRSAQVIARMTRSAPVMARMTRSAQVIARMTRSAQVIARMTRSAPVMARMTRSAQVIARMTRSAPVMARMTRSAQVIARMTRSAQVIARMTRSAPVMARMTRSAQVIARMTRSEQLHLSVFIG is encoded by the coding sequence ATGACAAGGTCAGCATCAGTTATGGCACGTATGACAAGGTCAGCACAAGTTATGGCACGTATGGCAAGGTCAGCACCAGTCATGGCACGTATGACAAGGTCAGCACAAGTTATGGCACGTATGGCAAGGTCAGCACCAGTCATGGCACGTATGACAAGGTCAGCACAAGTTATGGCACGTATGGCAAGGTCAGCACCAGTCATGGCACGTATGACAAGGTCAGCACCAGTCATGGCACGTATGACAAGGTCAGCACCAGTCATGGCACGTATGACAAGGTCAGCACCAGTCATGGCACGTATGGCAAGGTCAGCACCAGTCATGGCACGTATGACAAGGTCAGCACCAGTCATGACACGTATGACAAGGTCAGCACCAGTCATGGCACGTATGACAAGGTCAGCACCTGTCATGGCACGTATGACAAGGTCAGCACCTGTCATGGCACGTATGACAAGGTCAGCACAAGTTATAGCACGTATGACAAGGTCAGCACAAGTTATAGCACGTATGACAAGGTCAGCACCTGTCATGGCACGTATGACAAGGTCAGCACAAGTTATAGCACGTATGACAAGGTCAGCACCTGTCATGGCACGTATGACAAGGTCAGCACAAGTTATAGCACGTATGACAAGGTCAGCACAAGTTATAGCACGTATGACAAGGTCAGCACCTGTCATGGCACGTATGACAAGGTCAGCACAAGTTATAGCACGTATGACAAGGTCAGCACCTGTCATGGCACGTATGACAAGGTCAGCACAAGTTATAGCACGTATGACAAGGTCAGCACAAGTTATAGCACGTATGACAAGGTCAGCACCTGTCATGGCACGTATGACAAGGTCAGCACAAGTTATAGCACGTATGACAAGGTCAGCACCTGTCATGGCACGTATGACAAGGTCAGCACAAGTTATAGCACGTATGACAAGGTCAGCACAAGTTATAGCACGTATGACAAGGTCAGCACCTGTCATGGCACGTATGACAAGGTCAGCACAAGTTATAGCACGTATGACAAGGTCAGAACAACTACACCTAAGTGTATTTAtaggatga